GAGCGTTCACCGACTGGCTGGTCGAACGCCAGCGGTCGGCGTCTTCGAGGCGATCACCCCGACCGCCGGAGCAGCTTGGATCGTGCGCGAACACGTGAACAATCGTCTGGTGAATGCGGTGGTGGACGGTGGCCAACCACTCGCTCCGTGAGGGGGCGGTGACAACCGCGAACTCCGTCGAGCGACCCCAGGGTCCGCTGGCGCCGCCGAGAAATTTTGAAGTTAGCTCGCGAGCAGCGGTGCCGTCACGGTGACGGCGATGCTCACCAATGTCGTCACGAGGCTCACGACGGCGACGACCTCACTCAAGGATGCGGGTCGGCGTGGCGGACGAGGTGCTCCTGTCACAGTGCCCTCACGCTGAACGCGATGGACCATCCTCTTCTTCTCCATCGGTACGACCGCTCTGGGAGGTAGGCAACGTGCCTACCTCCTGCTATACGGGCTCGCGGGCCGAGCCCACTCCCTGGTACGTCGGTGACGCCGTCGCAGTCCAGTCGGGTCTGGACCCCGCAGATGCGCGGCGGGGTGGCGGAGTCACGCGTTCGATAGACGATCGGCCGAGGAGACACCCTCGACAGGTGCTGCTGAAGGGGAGAGAGCGGCGGAAGGGGTTTCGTGCGTCCGGAACCCCTACCGCCATCCGGCACGATCACCACAAATAGGATTGGCTCACGTCGTAGCCCAGGCCCTCGAGGTAGGTGTTGAGTTGCTGTTGAGCATCGGCACGGTTCCGGAAGCCGGCAAAACTGAATCCGCTCATGTCGGCATCCTCGGGAACCCGAAAAATCATGACGGTGCCGAAGGCGGAGACGCTGATGTGGGCCATGCCGGGAGTCCTACCTGTTCGGGGTGTAGCTGCTCGACCCATTGTAATCTGTGCCCTTTACAAAAGGGTTTGCTGTGGACAGCTCCGCTCGATGTC
This genomic stretch from Arthrobacter dokdonellae harbors:
- a CDS encoding RNA-binding protein produces the protein MAHISVSAFGTVMIFRVPEDADMSGFSFAGFRNRADAQQQLNTYLEGLGYDVSQSYLW